From the Bacillus sp. FJAT-22090 genome, the window ACCGACTTATTCAGTAAGTCGGTGTTTTTAATAAATACACATATTTAGCCGTCGATAGAGGATGACCTTCAAAGTATTCGTCAAATTCTTCCAAGCATTCAAAACCGAAACGTTCATAAAATGCACGCGCTCCATCATTTTTGCTTTCTACATAGACGAATAACTGACGTCCCGTTGGCATCTCGTTCAAGCCGGCCTGTAGTAGTTTTTTGCCGTAGCCTATTTGCTGATACTCTGGAAGTACATAGATAGCGGTTAGCTCGGCATCTCCATCTTCATCTACATACGTAAAATTAGCAAATCCAATTGGCTTTCCTTCAAACTCTGCAAGTAAAAAAATAGTTTTTTCCATTCTTTTGGCTAACATCGTATTTGAATAAGCCTTTTTTAGAAAAAGCTCTTGTATATTGTCTGGAATAATTCCTTTATATGTGCTGTTCCAACTGATCTTTGCGATTTGTTGAACAGTTGCTAGATCATTTAACGTGATCGCCCTAATCATTTGAGTCACCTCTAAATTCTTTTTGTTATCATAACAAAAATAATATCAATCTTCTACTATTGTGTGATAATAAAAATGAAAGGTGGGTTTTTTATGGAATGGAATTTACAAAAATTTAATGAAATGGATGTATATCAATTGTACGAAATACTCAAGCTACGCGTGGATGTTTTTGTTGTAGAACAAAATTGCGCTTACCCTGAATTGGATACTTATGATTATAATTCTTTACATTTATTTGCTTGCGAAGAAAATGAGATAATTGCCTATTGCCGAATACTTCCACCTGGTGAAAAATATGAGGAATGCTCTATTGGTAGAGTAATTGTGAAAGAAAAATTTCGCGGGACTGGTGTTGCAAGACAACTTATGATAAAAGCTTTAGAAGAAGCAGAACGCACTTATCAAATAGAATCGATTCAACTATGTGCTCAAAGTCATTTGAAAAACTTCTACAGTTCCTTTGACTTTCATGCTAGCTCGGATGAATTTGATGAAGATGGAATTCCTCATGTCTATATGGTTAAAAAAGTGTAAGTTTTGAAATAAAGGGTAAGTAATAAGTAGAACATAAATAAATTAGGAGGTACATATCATGGCTAAAGGAAAAAATAACACATTACTACTAGCGGGAATTGCTGCTGGAGCTTATGCATATTTTAGTAAAAAAGAAAATCGTGATAAAGCGATAGTTGCATTTAATAATACAAAAGCAAAGGTTAACTCATTTATAGATGCACAAAAACATAATCGCTCCGATTTAACTGTTGCTGGGCACCCAGATCCGCACAATACTCCCGATAGCAAGATGGTAGGCGAAGGCGCAATGACAAGTGTTCAATATTATAATGATGAAGTGCAAAATAAGGACAAGAAAACTCCAGAATATAATGAAGTGAGTTCTTAATAGAAAGGGTCTCCAGCATGGGGACCCTCAATTTTTTTTATCTTTTAGTATAGATAATACTGATAAACATATTAACAATCCACCCGTTAATAGAAATCCACCGTTTGCAGTAAGTTTCAGTAGTCCAGTAACGCTAGAACCAACTACCACGCCTATTGAAAAAAAGGCGTAAAAATATCCGTATGCCTTTCCCCGATAAGTAGGTTCTGTTGAGTCAATTAGCAACGAATTTATAGAGGGGAATAGAAATGCAAATCCTACTCCATATAAACTCATTCCCACGTATAGCAGTTGCAAAGTGTCAAT encodes:
- a CDS encoding GNAT family N-acetyltransferase — protein: MIRAITLNDLATVQQIAKISWNSTYKGIIPDNIQELFLKKAYSNTMLAKRMEKTIFLLAEFEGKPIGFANFTYVDEDGDAELTAIYVLPEYQQIGYGKKLLQAGLNEMPTGRQLFVYVESKNDGARAFYERFGFECLEEFDEYFEGHPLSTAKYVYLLKTPTY
- a CDS encoding GNAT family N-acetyltransferase; translation: MEWNLQKFNEMDVYQLYEILKLRVDVFVVEQNCAYPELDTYDYNSLHLFACEENEIIAYCRILPPGEKYEECSIGRVIVKEKFRGTGVARQLMIKALEEAERTYQIESIQLCAQSHLKNFYSSFDFHASSDEFDEDGIPHVYMVKKV